In Janthinobacterium rivuli, a single genomic region encodes these proteins:
- the eutC gene encoding ethanolamine ammonia-lyase subunit EutC → MDETNPWQALRAHTAARIALGRRGVSVPTSAQLAFQLAHAQARDAVHLALDGEALARDLAAQGQDCVQLHSAATTRADYLQRPDLGRRLDDASRARLVGGSKGVDLALVAADGLSALAVQRHAAPFLAALRERLAREAWTLSPLHIVAQGRVAVGDEVGELLQARAVLVLIGERPGLSSPDSLGLYLTWAPKVGLLDERRNCISNVRPEGLAYAQAAYRLHYLLSQAFSRQLSGVALKDETVEEGAALAGTRNFLLA, encoded by the coding sequence TGGACGAAACCAACCCTTGGCAGGCCCTGCGCGCGCATACGGCGGCGCGCATCGCGCTGGGGCGCCGTGGCGTCAGCGTACCGACCAGCGCGCAACTGGCGTTCCAGCTGGCCCACGCGCAGGCGCGCGACGCCGTGCACCTGGCGCTCGATGGCGAAGCCCTGGCGCGCGACTTGGCCGCGCAAGGGCAAGACTGCGTGCAGCTGCACAGCGCGGCCACCACGCGCGCCGACTATCTGCAACGGCCCGACCTGGGGCGCCGCCTCGACGACGCTTCGCGGGCGCGGCTGGTCGGAGGTAGCAAGGGAGTCGACCTGGCACTGGTGGCGGCCGATGGCCTGTCGGCGCTGGCCGTGCAGCGCCATGCGGCGCCGTTCCTGGCCGCCTTGCGCGAGCGGCTGGCGCGGGAAGCGTGGACGCTGTCGCCGCTGCACATCGTGGCGCAGGGGCGAGTGGCCGTCGGTGACGAGGTGGGTGAGTTATTGCAGGCGCGCGCCGTGCTGGTGCTGATCGGCGAGCGGCCGGGCTTGAGTTCTCCGGACAGCCTGGGCCTGTACCTGACGTGGGCGCCCAAGGTGGGCTTGCTGGACGAGCGCCGCAACTGCATTTCGAATGTGCGTCCCGAGGGGCTGGCGTATGCGCAGGCGGCGTACCGGCTGCATTATCTGCTGTCGCAGGCGTTCAGCCGGCAGCTGTCTGGCGTGGCATTGAAGGATGAAACGGTGGAAGAGGGCGCGGCCCTGGCGGGCACGCGCAACTTCCTGCTGGCGTGA